GATATTGACGGAATATCATAAAAAGCTACGTTCAGGTAAGCGGATGCATTTTCCTCATTTCATTCAATATGGCCTGACAAATATCATCGCTCATGACCGTTACAAAATTAGTGGTTAAAAAATCTTCTATTTCCAGTGTGAACGTTACTGTCATAACCGATTCATACTTTCCGTACATAAAGTCTTTATAGGAATTTGTATCTTGAACTTCTTCAAGCTTTGGTGTAGAAATATCAATTTCTTTATTTAAGAATTTTGCCAGGGCGGTGGAGGAAGAACCCATCATTTGATTCATCAGTTCACAGATTGCACTTTTTGAAATCTCGTCTATCTCCGTGATCTCCATACAGGTCATCTGACAGACCATCTTTAAAATATCTTCACGCTTTAGAAGCAAGGAATTCGTACCCTTCAACCCCTTAACATAATCAACGCTGATACCATAAGCAGGTTCCAGATAGGTGATATCCAACTCTCTGGAAGTTACGATTTCTACCGTTGGAATAGAAATACCAACCTTTCTGCTCAGTATAGTGGATAAGGCAGTAGCGGAAGAACCAATGCCAATATTGAAAAGCTCACCTATTGCATCTATCTCTTTTTTTGTTACATCCATATTAATCTCCTTGCATCTTAAACTGCATATAAATTGAAGAAATTTACCTTTTAAGATTATCACAAATGCCCCCATTATTCAATTCGTTTCATTCGGATTATATTTATATGAAACAAGTAGTAATACAAACAAAGGACGCGGAATAAAATGTATTGTGTTTAATGTATGCAAGGCGGACAATGCCGCAGAATTAAAGTTCCAAATCTAACGTATAAGGGGGATAATATCATGACCTATGATAAGAATATACCTGATTTTGCACTTCAGCCAGCCAAGGAATCGGAGGAAACAGAGGAGTTTGATCCGTCACCATATGACCGACTATTAAATTTGCACAGTCAGGAGCAGACAGAAGAACCGGATCCGGATTTACAGCACCATACTGTTCGGGATTATGTTTTTCCTTCCTTCTCAGGGGTAGAGGACATCGGAAGAAAGTCAGAAAAAATAGAGATACCGGAAGAAATGATTATGGGAGAGCAAAGACCGGAACCGATAGAAATAGAGAAAGCAGACACGGCTTATGAGGAAAAGCCAGAAGCGAAGCCGGATATGCTGTATGAGGAAGCAGAAACGGTAAACCTTGAAAACTCCCAAGCAGAAGCTGAAAGCACTGAGACAGCAGAGGCCGCAAACGTTGAAGGACCGGAAGAGATAACCGAAGTGGCAGCAGAGCCGGAGCCAGAACCGGAACCGGAAACAATTCAGGTCATCAGCAGACCTGAATATGACCTGGAGCTCGAAAAAGAATTGGAAACGAAAGCCGAACCGATCGAACCCACCGAACCGGCAAAGCCCGCCATGGCTGCTCCGCAGGCAGCGGCGCCGAACAGTGAAGCTGCAGTGATTGTTCCTACAGCGGGAGCACTGGTGACCAATGAATTAAAAATGACCGATATCCGGGAAAAACCGGAAACCAAAGTATATATAGAGGAAGATATTTTAGTGCCGGATACAAAAGAAGACTTAGCTTCTATTCTTTCCATGACCGGCAAAGCAAGTCTGGCTGATTCGGAAATCCGTGTGGGGCAGCTTAGTCAGGATTCCGTAAAGGTAACTGGAGAGATTGAACTGCACACCTTATATATTCCGGAGAACTATATCGGAGAACACCATATCATCAGCATTCAATCCAGACTGCCGTTTAAGACCGAATGGAATGTATCCGCAGAACCTCAGTCCAGGCTGGTCATCAAGCCGACTATTGAAAGTATTGATTATACCGTAATAAATGAACGAAAATTCAGGGCAAAGCTGACCGTGAGGCTGGCCATGCGTGAATATGCCAACGTTGAAATGCAGGTATTTCAGGGCATAAAGGGTGAAAAGTTACAGCTTTTAAAAGAAAAGATCCAAATGACCCATGTATCCGAACGAAAATCAGATGTAATGGAAATCAATGAAACACTGGCTTTAAAAGATTCTCAGCCAAAGCCTGAACGGATCTTAAAATATGATGTGGACATCGTAGAGAATCATAAACAGATTACAGAGGATAAGGCGGTAGTAAATGCAACCATTTATTGCAACGTGCTCTATCTGGGAAACACCAATGATGTAGAAGCCATGAGCCTAGAAGAGAGCGGAGCACCGAAGCTTTCGCCTCAGCTGTTCCAAGGGAAAACTGAATTTACACAGTTTATACCGATTGCAAATCCGGCAGA
This region of Aminipila luticellarii genomic DNA includes:
- a CDS encoding chemotaxis protein CheC, which translates into the protein MDVTKKEIDAIGELFNIGIGSSATALSTILSRKVGISIPTVEIVTSRELDITYLEPAYGISVDYVKGLKGTNSLLLKREDILKMVCQMTCMEITEIDEISKSAICELMNQMMGSSSTALAKFLNKEIDISTPKLEEVQDTNSYKDFMYGKYESVMTVTFTLEIEDFLTTNFVTVMSDDICQAILNEMRKMHPLT
- a CDS encoding DUF3794 and LysM peptidoglycan-binding domain-containing protein, with translation MTYDKNIPDFALQPAKESEETEEFDPSPYDRLLNLHSQEQTEEPDPDLQHHTVRDYVFPSFSGVEDIGRKSEKIEIPEEMIMGEQRPEPIEIEKADTAYEEKPEAKPDMLYEEAETVNLENSQAEAESTETAEAANVEGPEEITEVAAEPEPEPEPETIQVISRPEYDLELEKELETKAEPIEPTEPAKPAMAAPQAAAPNSEAAVIVPTAGALVTNELKMTDIREKPETKVYIEEDILVPDTKEDLASILSMTGKASLADSEIRVGQLSQDSVKVTGEIELHTLYIPENYIGEHHIISIQSRLPFKTEWNVSAEPQSRLVIKPTIESIDYTVINERKFRAKLTVRLAMREYANVEMQVFQGIKGEKLQLLKEKIQMTHVSERKSDVMEINETLALKDSQPKPERILKYDVDIVENHKQITEDKAVVNATIYCNVLYLGNTNDVEAMSLEESGAPKLSPQLFQGKTEFTQFIPIANPAEGSKIDFNYNDLTVHIKEPDPEESSENAFALEGNVETTIEIYKNLEREIVTDIYHRSKDVICDKVELEAMSLGGSGVTEAAVREIINVPEKYGEVKRVIYIYGNIKNSKSFLEQNKNIVEGTIDITLLCLPEDEKKAAFRLNKEVPFRGAMEIPMGRGDTKANSEIAIKELWFDRINAKQIEVNANLFISSSVYGQDKYEVIQNVCFVEAKDEAGRKPGMVVYITKNGDTLWNIAKKYRTTMEMITEINELAADQTLQPGLKLLIVK